In one Bacillus thuringiensis genomic region, the following are encoded:
- a CDS encoding YczE/YyaS/YitT family protein: MFRFKLEYIFFIGGLLILAIGINMMTTITSFGLSPYDSFFIALYQNFGISIGFWIFMINFAFTLIVLFWNKKQITIGTIVTMVLISLFVDWIGSTTTIMDAIRSLPKYITLICGNLFVGAGIGLYVSTNLCPAPQEAFVLTVAEKKKWTFRRTEISLAFLFLTLSFLLDGPIYFGTIILSFTTGWIIQAFIQVGTQILNRKEPIKQAA, translated from the coding sequence ATGTTTCGATTCAAATTAGAATATATATTTTTCATTGGCGGTCTACTCATTCTCGCCATCGGTATTAATATGATGACGACCATTACTTCCTTTGGACTTAGCCCTTATGATTCCTTCTTTATTGCACTATATCAAAATTTCGGGATAAGTATAGGTTTTTGGATTTTCATGATTAACTTCGCTTTTACACTTATCGTACTTTTTTGGAATAAAAAACAAATAACAATTGGTACTATCGTAACGATGGTTCTTATTTCTCTTTTTGTTGATTGGATTGGTTCCACTACAACTATTATGGATGCTATCCGCTCTCTTCCAAAATATATAACACTTATTTGCGGAAATCTATTTGTTGGAGCTGGAATTGGCCTTTACGTCTCTACGAACCTTTGCCCAGCACCTCAAGAAGCTTTCGTTTTAACGGTTGCTGAGAAGAAAAAATGGACGTTTAGAAGAACAGAGATTTCATTAGCCTTTTTATTTTTAACGCTAAGCTTTTTATTAGATGGACCTATCTATTTTGGAACAATCATCTTATCCTTTACAACAGGCTGGATTATCCAAGCATTTATTCAAGTTGGTACGCAGATTTTAAATAGAAAAGAGCCTATTAAGCAAGCTGCTTAA